DNA from Syntrophobacterales bacterium:
AGGGGAACAAAACGAAGAAAATGGAAGAAGAATATTTATAAATTTATTTCCAAGGAAGAAGACTCAGTTACGTCACACACCATGTTCGTCCCGCCAGCTTTAATACAATTCCAGGTCGCCGCTGGCAAAGCTGGAGACCGACGTTATTCAAACCGCGACAGGGGATTTAAGCATCACCTTTATTGGCCACTCTTCCCTGTATTTCACGTTCAACGGCAAGGTGATTTACAATGATCCCGTGGGAAAAGCAGAAGACTATAAAAGGTTTCCCAAGGCGGATGTAATACTTGTGTCTCACGAGCATTTCGATCATTTTGATCCAAACACGATTAAGCTTATAAGTACAGAAAAAACAAAGATTGTTTTAACCGAACCCTGTTTTCTGAAACTCGGGCGAGGGGAAGTTCTGAAAAACGGCGACAAGACAGTCATAGACGGCCTGACGATCGAGGCTGTTCCCGCCTATAACGTTCTCCGTTTGCGCGCCCCCGGTCAGCCTTTTCATCCGCCGGGAAGCGGCAACGGCTATATTGTAACATTCGGAGATAAAAGGGTTTATATAGCGGGCGACACAGAGAACATAAAAGAGATGGGGTCGTTTGGTAAAATAGACGTTGCCTTTTTGCCCATGAATTTGCCTTACACGATGACGCCGGAAATGGTTGCTGCGGCCGCCCGCATCCTGAGCCCAGCCATTCTCTACCCCTATCACTACGGAGAAACAGACACCAACCGGCTCGTCTTTCTCCTCAAGGCCGACAAGGGGATAGAAGTCCGAATACGCCGGATGCCTTAGCAAATTAAAGTAAGTATCGAGTTTTATTAGACAACTACATAGAGCGGATTGGCGAACACCCAGGGACGATAGCGCCCCCAGGCTTTCAGATATGCTTCTATACGATAAACGCCCGGGTTGCGAACCATATATGACAGCTCCTTGCCCACCGTTTCCTGAATCAAACGACCGTTGTAAATCAGCCTTATCTTGGCCGGGCGAGGCAAGGAAACCTGTAATTGGGCGGTATCTTGAAGGAGAAAACGATCCCCCATCGTAGCCTCCGCTTGTCCATCGTTAATCGTCAGGGAGAATCCCGTCGCCGGGTAAAAATAGTCGAGGGAAACGTAACAGTGCCCCGTTTTCAGGGAACGGAGCACTTCCTTGATATCGTTTTGACTATTGCCGGTCAGTGGCCGCTCGGTCAGGATATGTGTTCGGAGCAGGTTAAAGACCCGGGAAAACGGAAACACCGAAAGGGTAAATTGCCATAAGCGTTTTCTGGTGTCGTGATTGTCCAGTTCGCCAATGCCGACAACGGCTTGCGCCGAGGTCAGAGAGTCCCATCGCTCAAGGGTGGCCGGGCAGGGGCCGCAAAGAAAAAATGCCGGAAAAGCGTAGCTCAAGATTGCGCGCAAATATCCAGTAAGGCTGTTTTGCCAGTCCGTCATGAAATCCCAGATGCCGATGCCCCGATAGCCCGTTACCGACCACGCTTGCCAGGGGTAATGTTTCACATGAAACAATGGTGTCCCCGAGTGGTCAGGGTGGGCGATAAAGCCAAAACCGCCTTGGGCGTTCACTCGGTCAATATAGATTTGAGGTGGCAGGTTCGGTTCTTTTTCTGCGCAATCAACCGCCCTGTCGTGGCCGAAAGCCAGATAGTGGTTGAAACGCGGAGCTATTTCCTCTCCTACGACGAGCAGCACACCGTCCCGCCATCCTTCAAAACCATCTGTCCGGGCCTGCATGGTGGAATGATCGGTAAGAAGCAGAAAGTCTATTTTATTTGCCCGCGCCGCGCCGAGTATTTCCGGGACGGGCGTGCGCCCGTCGAAGGAATATTGCGAGTGTAAATGGATAACCCCGGCATAATCTTGCAAATTCATCGTGTTTCTATCTTATCAAGCGATTTCTTTTAAAGCGCCGAGGGGACAGTCGCGGCAATTCGGCGTCTTGCGACAGAAATTTTTCCCGGCGTTGACGATTAGCGCGTGGTATTGCTTAAACAGCGGCACTTCATGCGGGAGGGCCTTCATAAACAGGGTTTGTATTTCCTCATATCCCAGATTCTCACTGACCAACTTATGACGAAACAGGATTCTTCTCGTGTAGGCGTCAATCACGAAGGCCGGTTGTTCGCAGGCGTACAGAAGAATGCTGTCCGCCGTCTCCCTGCCGATGCCCCACACCTTCAGGAGCTTGTTGCGCAGGACAGGCAGCTCCTCTTTTTGCATATCCACAACGCTTCCGGAATAACCTTCCGTGAAAAATCTTACAAAGGCCTTCAGTTTGGCGGCCTTGAGATTATAGTAGCCGGAAGGACGGATCAGAGTTGCCAGTTCGGTTTCCTGAATTTGCAGTATTCCCTCGGCGCAAAGCAGGCCGCGTTCCTTTAACGCGGCAATCGCCTTCTCAACGTTCGTCCAGGCGGTATTTTGGGTAAGAATAGCCCCAACCATAACCTCAAAGGGGTCGTCCGCCGGCCACCAGTGAAGGTCACCGAAGCGTTCCTCCAGTCGTTTATAGAGATCAACAAGGTCATTCCGGGGTTTCAGCCGCAACATGCTCACGCCTGGCAATCAGTCAGTGTCCGCATTTTCTATGCATCGTCACTGGTGATCGTTCCTTACTTTACAAGGGGCACAAAGAAGGTTGTCCGCCCCCTTCTGATAAGCAGCAGAATATTGCCCTTGGCGCCGACTTTCGCAATTTCGTTTTTATATTCCTT
Protein-coding regions in this window:
- a CDS encoding MBL fold metallo-hydrolase encodes the protein MAKLETDVIQTATGDLSITFIGHSSLYFTFNGKVIYNDPVGKAEDYKRFPKADVILVSHEHFDHFDPNTIKLISTEKTKIVLTEPCFLKLGRGEVLKNGDKTVIDGLTIEAVPAYNVLRLRAPGQPFHPPGSGNGYIVTFGDKRVYIAGDTENIKEMGSFGKIDVAFLPMNLPYTMTPEMVAAAARILSPAILYPYHYGETDTNRLVFLLKADKGIEVRIRRMP
- a CDS encoding CehA/McbA family metallohydrolase, with product MNLQDYAGVIHLHSQYSFDGRTPVPEILGAARANKIDFLLLTDHSTMQARTDGFEGWRDGVLLVVGEEIAPRFNHYLAFGHDRAVDCAEKEPNLPPQIYIDRVNAQGGFGFIAHPDHSGTPLFHVKHYPWQAWSVTGYRGIGIWDFMTDWQNSLTGYLRAILSYAFPAFFLCGPCPATLERWDSLTSAQAVVGIGELDNHDTRKRLWQFTLSVFPFSRVFNLLRTHILTERPLTGNSQNDIKEVLRSLKTGHCYVSLDYFYPATGFSLTINDGQAEATMGDRFLLQDTAQLQVSLPRPAKIRLIYNGRLIQETVGKELSYMVRNPGVYRIEAYLKAWGRYRPWVFANPLYVVV
- a CDS encoding endonuclease III domain-containing protein, with the translated sequence MLRLKPRNDLVDLYKRLEERFGDLHWWPADDPFEVMVGAILTQNTAWTNVEKAIAALKERGLLCAEGILQIQETELATLIRPSGYYNLKAAKLKAFVRFFTEGYSGSVVDMQKEELPVLRNKLLKVWGIGRETADSILLYACEQPAFVIDAYTRRILFRHKLVSENLGYEEIQTLFMKALPHEVPLFKQYHALIVNAGKNFCRKTPNCRDCPLGALKEIA